The following are encoded together in the Acidobacteriota bacterium genome:
- the pnp gene encoding polyribonucleotide nucleotidyltransferase — protein sequence MKFTKDIPIGNGTITLESGRLARQANGSCTVQLGETIVLTTACMAPDSTPRGFLPLTVDYREYTSAAGRIPGGFFKREGRPSEKEIITCRLTDRPLRPLFPSGYFYETQIISLVLSADQENDPDILAINGASTALVLSDIPFYHPVGAVRVGLIDDEIVFNPTGAERDVSDLDLIVVGTEDAVTMVEAGANQLDESVILDCIFAGHQELQKIVRAQQELFREMDLEKPHWEAPEAYTPEFRAEVENAIWDDFTAALNTPAKFERRDAVKAVVNGFTDRLPEDDERRGQVGKIVSELEDKALREIVMKQGKRFDNRATDEVRALNTETGLLPRVHGSALFTRGETQALASVTLGTRRDAQIIEEYEGETHQKFLLHYNFPPFSVGEVRFLRGSSRREIGHGVLARRALIPVLPHEDDFPYTVRVVSEILESNGSSSMATVCSGSLALFDAGVPMLAPVAGVAMGLVKDGDDFAVLTDIAGQEDHHGDMDFKVAGTRGGITALQMDIKITGVTREIMGQALTQARAGRLHILDHMASEIEEPREEMSDYAPRLHVMMVARDRIRDVIGPGGKTIRGITEETGCQIDIEDDGRVVVASPNSTAADRAIAMIERLTEVPEVDKVYTGQVRRVEPFGAFVEILPGTDGLVHISELAPYRVGEIGDLVTEGDEMTVKVIDIDPSGKVRLSRKAVIMDDPDFDPKDYEGMGVPAPVGGDRGRDRRGPGGRGGRGGPGGRGGRGGGPGGRGGRGRRPRSGGGGGGRGPRRD from the coding sequence ATGAAGTTCACCAAGGACATCCCGATCGGGAACGGCACCATCACTCTCGAATCCGGCCGTCTGGCCAGACAGGCGAACGGCTCCTGCACCGTGCAGCTCGGCGAGACGATCGTGCTGACCACCGCCTGCATGGCGCCCGACAGCACACCCCGCGGCTTCCTGCCCCTCACCGTCGACTACCGCGAGTACACCTCGGCGGCCGGGCGGATTCCGGGCGGCTTCTTCAAGCGCGAGGGGCGGCCCTCCGAGAAGGAGATCATCACCTGCCGCCTGACCGACCGGCCCCTGCGGCCGCTGTTCCCGTCGGGTTACTTCTACGAGACCCAGATCATCAGCCTCGTGCTGTCGGCCGACCAAGAGAACGACCCCGACATCCTCGCGATCAACGGCGCGTCGACCGCTCTCGTCCTCTCCGACATTCCCTTCTACCACCCGGTAGGAGCCGTTCGCGTGGGCCTGATCGACGATGAGATCGTCTTCAACCCGACCGGCGCCGAGCGTGACGTGTCCGACCTGGACCTCATCGTCGTCGGTACCGAGGACGCCGTGACGATGGTCGAGGCCGGTGCGAACCAGCTCGACGAGAGCGTGATCCTCGACTGCATCTTCGCTGGCCACCAGGAACTCCAGAAGATCGTGCGCGCCCAGCAGGAGCTGTTCCGCGAGATGGACCTGGAGAAGCCCCACTGGGAGGCCCCCGAGGCCTACACTCCCGAGTTCCGGGCCGAAGTCGAGAACGCCATCTGGGACGACTTCACGGCCGCCCTGAACACTCCCGCCAAGTTCGAGCGGCGCGACGCGGTCAAGGCCGTCGTCAACGGCTTCACCGACCGCCTTCCCGAAGACGACGAGCGCCGGGGCCAGGTCGGCAAGATCGTCAGCGAACTCGAGGACAAGGCGCTCCGCGAGATCGTGATGAAGCAGGGCAAGCGCTTCGACAACCGGGCGACGGATGAGGTCCGGGCGCTCAACACCGAGACCGGTCTACTGCCGCGTGTCCATGGCTCGGCGCTGTTCACCCGCGGCGAAACCCAGGCGCTGGCCTCCGTCACCCTCGGCACCCGGCGCGATGCCCAGATCATCGAGGAGTACGAAGGAGAAACCCACCAGAAGTTTCTCCTCCACTACAACTTCCCGCCGTTCTCGGTGGGTGAAGTCCGCTTCCTCCGCGGCTCGAGCCGCCGCGAGATCGGACACGGCGTGCTGGCGCGCCGGGCGCTGATACCCGTGCTTCCCCACGAGGACGACTTCCCCTACACGGTACGCGTCGTGTCCGAGATCCTCGAGTCCAACGGCTCCTCGTCGATGGCCACCGTCTGTTCCGGTTCGCTGGCCCTGTTCGACGCCGGCGTGCCGATGCTCGCACCGGTCGCCGGCGTGGCGATGGGTCTGGTCAAGGACGGCGACGACTTCGCCGTCCTCACCGACATCGCGGGCCAGGAAGACCACCACGGCGACATGGACTTCAAGGTCGCCGGCACCCGCGGCGGGATCACGGCGCTGCAGATGGACATCAAGATCACCGGCGTCACCCGGGAGATCATGGGCCAGGCCCTGACCCAGGCACGGGCGGGGCGGCTGCACATCCTGGACCACATGGCTTCCGAGATCGAGGAGCCACGCGAGGAGATGTCCGACTACGCTCCGCGTCTGCACGTGATGATGGTCGCCCGCGACCGGATCCGCGACGTGATCGGACCGGGCGGCAAGACGATCCGTGGCATCACGGAAGAGACCGGCTGCCAGATCGACATCGAGGACGACGGTCGCGTCGTCGTGGCCTCTCCCAACTCCACGGCTGCGGACAGAGCGATCGCGATGATCGAGCGCCTCACGGAGGTGCCCGAGGTCGACAAGGTCTACACCGGCCAGGTCCGTCGGGTGGAGCCGTTCGGCGCCTTCGTCGAGATTCTCCCCGGCACGGACGGCCTGGTTCACATCAGCGAACTCGCGCCCTACCGGGTTGGCGAGATCGGCGACCTGGTCACCGAAGGCGACGAGATGACGGTCAAGGTGATCGACATCGACCCCTCCGGCAAGGTCCGCCTCTCCCGCAAGGCCGTCATCATGGACGACCCCGACTTCGACCCGAAGGACTACGAGGGCATGGGCGTTCCGGCTCCCGTCGGCGGCGACCGTGGTCGCGACCGCAGAGGCCCCGGTGGTCGAGGCGGACGCGGCGGTCCGGGCGGACGTGGCGGCCGCGGAGGCGGCCCGGGGGGCCGCGGCGGCCGGGGACGGCGTCCTCGTTCCGGTGGTGGCGGCGGCGGTCGCGGACCGCGTCGCGACTAG
- the rpsO gene encoding 30S ribosomal protein S15, with the protein MPQTTEMKDQIIRDFRLHETDTGSPEVQVALLTNRINELTEHFKVHKQDHHGRRGLLKLVGRRRRLLGYLRDQSFDRYRTTIERLGLRR; encoded by the coding sequence GTGCCACAGACAACCGAAATGAAGGACCAGATCATCCGTGACTTCCGTCTCCACGAGACGGACACGGGTTCGCCCGAGGTCCAGGTCGCGCTGCTGACGAACCGCATCAACGAGCTCACCGAGCACTTCAAGGTCCACAAGCAAGACCACCACGGCCGGCGCGGCCTGTTGAAGCTGGTCGGGCGCCGCCGGCGGCTGCTCGGCTACCTGCGCGACCAGAGCTTCGACCGCTACCGGACGACGATCGAGCGTCTCGGCCTCCGCAGGTAG
- the truB gene encoding tRNA pseudouridine(55) synthase TruB: MTSSSERHGLLLVDKQPGGTSHDVVRIARRALGQRKIGHCGTLDPNATGLLLLTAGRGTRLTRFLIQAPKVYEGEIQLGTATDTYDAAGKVTFEGSTADLTADDVASAMKEFEGSLHQLPPPYSAKKIGGRKYYELARQGQDFERQGKDVEIYEFAPAGAFGDPGPDRIAFRLGCSTGAYARSLAHDLGERLGCGGHLATLRRLRVGSFEVEAAVDSERLEGVARGAEPLDVDELGSAWVPFDEIPLPFPTVAMDATQERRITHGQTVLAPGIDAGEGDWVQLTDGRGRFLAVATVAERIGDRGLAVVQPKIVFG, translated from the coding sequence GTGACCTCCAGTAGCGAACGCCACGGTCTGCTCCTCGTCGACAAGCAGCCCGGCGGCACGTCCCATGACGTCGTCCGCATCGCGCGGCGGGCGCTCGGTCAGCGCAAGATCGGGCACTGCGGCACCCTCGACCCCAACGCCACCGGCCTGCTCCTCCTGACCGCCGGTCGGGGCACGCGGCTTACCCGCTTTCTGATCCAGGCACCGAAGGTCTATGAGGGCGAGATCCAGCTCGGCACGGCCACCGACACCTACGACGCCGCCGGCAAAGTCACGTTCGAGGGCTCGACCGCCGACCTGACGGCGGACGATGTCGCCAGCGCGATGAAGGAGTTCGAAGGGTCGCTGCACCAGTTGCCGCCTCCCTACTCCGCCAAGAAGATCGGCGGTCGGAAGTACTACGAACTCGCGCGCCAGGGCCAGGACTTCGAGCGCCAGGGCAAAGACGTCGAGATCTACGAGTTCGCGCCAGCCGGCGCGTTCGGCGACCCCGGTCCGGACCGGATCGCATTCCGGTTGGGCTGCTCAACCGGCGCCTACGCCCGGTCGCTCGCCCACGACCTCGGCGAGCGCCTCGGCTGCGGCGGCCACCTGGCGACGCTCCGGCGGCTTCGGGTCGGCTCGTTCGAGGTCGAGGCGGCGGTGGACTCGGAGCGCCTCGAGGGCGTTGCCCGCGGCGCCGAGCCGCTGGACGTGGACGAACTGGGTTCCGCCTGGGTGCCGTTCGACGAGATCCCGCTGCCGTTCCCAACCGTCGCGATGGACGCCACCCAGGAACGGCGCATCACGCACGGCCAGACGGTGCTGGCGCCCGGCATCGATGCCGGCGAGGGAGACTGGGTCCAGCTCACGGACGGTCGTGGACGGTTCCTCGCCGTGGCGACGGTGGCCGAACGGATCGGCGACCGGGGCCTGGCGGTGGTTCAACCGAAGATCGTCTTCGGCTGA
- a CDS encoding bifunctional oligoribonuclease/PAP phosphatase NrnA codes for MNSAGGTGGTVPSDLLEAFRSGGRFLLSSHAHPDGDAIGSEVALARLLRGSGRSATIWNADPAPDTYSEVTADVPIHVGRTPPAGFPNEFDFAVPLECPRLDRTDLEDALRLLPILNIDHHLGNELYGRANWVDTDAPAVAEMVLRLAQELDLEIDERTATALYLGLSTDTGSFRFSNATPRAFEAAAELVRHGARPERVAGWVYESQSPGAVRLLAEMLGTLELHCDERVASVRLELSMFERAGAGQTDSEGLIDHPRSIRGIEAVALFRERPDGDVKVSLRSRGRIDVGAIASRRNGGGHRNAAGCLVESREDEQAVIAELATAVEAATADDRSQSGNETAA; via the coding sequence GTGAACTCGGCGGGCGGCACCGGCGGCACCGTCCCCTCCGACCTGCTCGAGGCTTTCCGCTCCGGCGGGCGCTTCCTGCTCTCAAGCCACGCCCACCCGGACGGCGACGCGATCGGCTCCGAGGTGGCGCTCGCCCGCCTCCTGCGCGGCTCGGGTCGTTCCGCCACGATCTGGAACGCGGATCCGGCCCCAGACACCTACTCCGAAGTCACGGCGGACGTGCCGATCCATGTCGGCCGGACACCGCCGGCCGGTTTCCCGAACGAGTTCGACTTCGCCGTGCCGCTCGAGTGTCCGCGACTCGACCGTACCGACCTGGAGGACGCCCTGAGACTCCTGCCGATCCTGAACATCGACCACCACCTGGGTAACGAGCTCTACGGTCGGGCCAACTGGGTCGACACCGACGCGCCGGCCGTGGCCGAAATGGTTCTGCGCCTGGCGCAGGAGCTCGATCTCGAGATCGACGAAAGGACGGCCACGGCGCTGTATCTCGGCCTGTCGACCGACACCGGCAGTTTCCGCTTCTCGAACGCGACGCCTCGCGCCTTCGAGGCCGCGGCCGAACTCGTGCGTCACGGCGCACGGCCAGAGCGCGTCGCGGGCTGGGTCTACGAGTCCCAGTCGCCCGGCGCCGTGCGGCTGCTGGCGGAGATGCTCGGCACGCTGGAGCTCCACTGCGACGAGCGAGTCGCCAGTGTGCGCCTGGAACTGTCGATGTTCGAACGAGCCGGCGCCGGCCAGACGGACTCCGAAGGCCTGATCGACCATCCGCGGTCGATTCGCGGCATCGAGGCCGTCGCACTCTTCCGCGAACGACCGGATGGGGACGTCAAGGTGTCGCTCAGAAGCCGCGGCCGGATCGACGTAGGCGCGATCGCGTCGCGGCGGAACGGCGGGGGCCACCGCAACGCCGCCGGCTGCCTGGTCGAGAGCCGCGAAGACGAGCAGGCCGTGATCGCCGAACTCGCCACCGCCGTGGAAGCGGCGACCGCGGACGACCGGAGCCAGTCCGGGAACGAGACGGCGGCGTGA
- the rbfA gene encoding 30S ribosome-binding factor RbfA, which yields MASVSQARARDLLRRELTDILRREVHDPRAALASVADLTLSADRSHAQVRLSVLGDDQERQAAIRAVRRAAGFIRGRLGRRLRLRRTPELHFELYRGAEHAERIDQLLSEL from the coding sequence GTGGCATCCGTATCCCAGGCCCGCGCACGCGACCTGCTGCGCCGGGAGTTGACGGACATACTGCGCCGGGAGGTGCATGATCCCCGGGCGGCGCTCGCGAGCGTCGCCGATCTCACGCTCAGCGCCGACCGCTCCCACGCGCAGGTCCGGCTTTCCGTGCTCGGCGACGACCAGGAACGCCAGGCCGCGATCCGGGCGGTCCGGCGGGCGGCCGGCTTCATCCGCGGCCGCCTGGGTCGCCGGCTGCGCCTCCGGCGGACCCCGGAACTCCATTTCGAACTCTACCGCGGTGCTGAGCACGCCGAGCGCATCGACCAACTCCTGAGCGAACTGTGA
- the infB gene encoding translation initiation factor IF-2 — MGKIRLQDLAKRMNVAEQDLLFKFRSIGVRVEGEDAMIDTDIIKALLEGKKIAGPQREVILRDRAAPPAAPRRRPISSLRPPAGPMRPNRRRSIVHKQTIRTLTPTESKPKPPTPEEIAAKEIAAEEAAAAARAPAQPAEAPPATAAPPGTPKSDPASTAAVETVQPPPAAATPPAIEARARPEPTPPQVDLRTRRERQEDRQKAAEVAIEDPGQRGTITISEGLQVRDLAEKMGVKAKDLLKMLFDRGLMATVNHLLEPELAVELAEQMGFEALIVSFEEEIQLEQEEELEASRAEADGPTRVERPPIVTIMGHVDHGKTSLLDAIRKSRLTEGEFGGITQHIAAYQVAHNGGRITFLDTPGHEAFTQLRARGAKVTDIVILVVAADDGVMPQTLEALDHARAAAAPILVAINKIDRPNANVDRVKQQLADRDLVVEDWGGDVIAVPVSAIKGDGIDDLLEMINLTAEVAELRSSPELQGQGVVIEASKETGRGSVATVLVQDGTLHVGDVFVCGSTWGRVRSLMNDLGKRVTDAPPSTPVEVSGFNELPEAGDPFQATAQEARARSIAEFRSEEKRRMDLAPATGGVSLESLFASLKEGEVKELPVILKADVQGSVEVLRETLQKLSTDKVKVRVIRSAVGAVTTHDVLLASASGAIIYGFNVRPERSATELAAKEEVDVRLHTVIYELTDELIAAMTGLLEPTYREVSRGRAEVREIFKVPKVGMIAGCHVINGVIARNSQIRLVRDSVVVHEGRIGSLRRFKDDTAEVRSGFDCGIGIDRYQDVKPGDLIEAFDHEAVEPTL; from the coding sequence ATGGGCAAAATCCGGCTGCAGGATCTGGCCAAGCGGATGAACGTGGCCGAACAGGACTTGCTGTTCAAGTTCCGTTCGATCGGTGTGCGCGTCGAGGGTGAAGACGCGATGATCGACACGGACATCATCAAGGCCCTGCTCGAGGGCAAGAAGATCGCCGGTCCGCAGCGCGAGGTCATCCTCCGCGACCGCGCGGCTCCGCCGGCGGCGCCCCGGCGGCGTCCCATCTCGAGCCTCCGGCCACCGGCCGGTCCAATGCGTCCGAACCGCCGCCGTTCGATCGTCCACAAGCAGACGATCCGCACCCTGACGCCCACCGAATCAAAGCCGAAACCGCCTACTCCGGAGGAAATCGCTGCGAAGGAGATCGCCGCGGAGGAAGCAGCCGCGGCGGCGCGGGCGCCCGCCCAGCCCGCGGAAGCGCCCCCCGCAACAGCGGCTCCGCCCGGAACCCCGAAGTCCGATCCCGCCTCCACTGCGGCAGTGGAGACGGTACAGCCGCCGCCTGCCGCGGCGACGCCACCCGCGATCGAGGCCCGCGCCCGACCGGAGCCCACGCCACCCCAGGTCGACCTGCGCACCCGCCGCGAGCGCCAGGAAGACCGGCAAAAGGCCGCCGAAGTCGCAATCGAGGACCCCGGCCAGCGGGGCACGATCACGATCTCGGAGGGGCTGCAGGTCCGCGACCTGGCCGAGAAGATGGGCGTCAAGGCGAAGGACCTGCTGAAGATGCTGTTCGACCGGGGCCTGATGGCGACCGTGAACCATCTCCTGGAGCCGGAACTCGCGGTAGAACTGGCGGAACAGATGGGCTTCGAAGCCCTGATCGTCTCGTTCGAGGAGGAGATCCAGCTCGAGCAGGAAGAAGAACTGGAAGCCAGCCGTGCCGAGGCGGATGGACCGACCCGGGTCGAACGTCCACCGATCGTCACGATCATGGGCCACGTCGATCACGGAAAGACCTCACTGCTTGACGCGATCCGCAAGTCCCGGCTCACCGAGGGCGAGTTCGGCGGCATCACCCAGCACATCGCGGCCTACCAGGTTGCGCACAACGGCGGCCGGATCACGTTCCTGGATACGCCCGGTCACGAGGCGTTCACCCAACTCCGGGCCCGCGGCGCGAAGGTCACTGACATCGTCATTCTCGTCGTCGCCGCGGACGACGGCGTGATGCCGCAGACTCTCGAAGCGCTCGACCACGCCCGGGCCGCGGCCGCGCCGATCCTGGTCGCCATCAACAAGATCGACCGGCCGAACGCCAACGTGGACCGGGTCAAGCAGCAACTGGCGGATCGCGACCTCGTGGTGGAGGACTGGGGCGGCGACGTGATCGCCGTCCCCGTCTCCGCGATCAAGGGGGACGGGATCGACGACCTGCTCGAGATGATCAATCTCACGGCCGAGGTCGCCGAGCTCCGTTCCAGCCCGGAACTGCAGGGTCAGGGAGTGGTGATCGAAGCGAGCAAGGAGACCGGTCGCGGCTCGGTCGCCACGGTGCTCGTCCAGGACGGCACGCTGCACGTCGGCGACGTCTTCGTCTGTGGTTCGACGTGGGGTCGCGTACGGTCGCTGATGAACGATCTGGGCAAGCGCGTGACCGACGCGCCTCCCTCCACGCCGGTGGAGGTCTCGGGGTTCAACGAGCTGCCGGAAGCCGGCGACCCCTTCCAGGCGACGGCTCAGGAGGCGCGGGCGCGGTCCATCGCCGAGTTCCGCAGTGAGGAGAAGCGGCGCATGGACCTGGCGCCGGCCACCGGCGGCGTCTCCCTCGAGAGCCTGTTCGCGAGCCTGAAGGAGGGCGAGGTCAAGGAACTGCCCGTCATCCTGAAGGCGGACGTGCAGGGCTCGGTCGAGGTGCTGCGTGAGACCCTGCAGAAACTCTCCACCGACAAGGTCAAGGTTCGGGTGATCCGCTCCGCCGTCGGCGCCGTGACCACCCACGATGTCCTTCTGGCTTCCGCCTCCGGCGCGATCATCTATGGCTTCAACGTTCGACCCGAACGCAGCGCGACGGAGCTCGCCGCCAAGGAAGAGGTCGACGTGCGGCTGCACACGGTCATCTACGAACTGACGGACGAGTTGATCGCAGCGATGACCGGACTGCTCGAACCCACCTACCGGGAAGTGTCCCGCGGACGCGCCGAGGTGCGCGAGATCTTCAAGGTGCCGAAGGTCGGCATGATCGCCGGCTGCCACGTGATCAACGGCGTCATTGCACGCAACTCCCAGATCCGTCTGGTCCGGGACAGCGTCGTCGTTCACGAGGGTCGGATCGGCTCGCTGCGCCGCTTCAAGGACGACACGGCGGAAGTGCGAAGCGGCTTCGACTGCGGCATCGGCATCGACCGCTACCAGGACGTCAAGCCCGGCGACCTTATCGAGGCCTTCGACCACGAAGCCGTCGAGCCGACGCTCTAG
- the nusA gene encoding transcription termination factor NusA, which produces MAQTHTPEVNINEVLRQVAHEKDIDLDKWIVALEDAVASAAKKQHHIKEPVRSYMDRETGQFSAFSYRTVVDEVEDPFAEWTLDEAREHKEDAELGEEIEFPISTEGLGRIAAQSAKQVLYQRIREAEREKIFNEFEHRVGEVVNGTVRRFERGDIIVDLGRTEAIVPRSEQSRHERYSQGERIRGVIVEVHKQPKGPQVVMSRTDPRLLVKLFEMEVPEIYDGTVVIKTAVRAPGERAKVAVLSRERDVDPVGACVGMKGSRVQSIIRELRGEKIDIIEFSEDQVTFAQSALAPARITRVSVTHEGATPHLDVIVEDEQLSLAIGKRGQNVRLASELIGARIDIKSESDVKDEVADALAKMLNVDIGGDRLDLTEIDGVDENVAAALEGAGFGDLEALQGAGAEALGMVPGVDETVAASIVEWATAQASPEDAVAASESEGPAMDEEDFMAALTRVFEEESGAAGDETAPEVQADSDKTGNGGT; this is translated from the coding sequence ATGGCTCAGACACACACTCCCGAAGTGAACATCAACGAGGTTCTACGGCAGGTCGCGCACGAGAAGGACATCGACCTGGACAAGTGGATCGTTGCCCTGGAGGACGCGGTCGCATCGGCGGCCAAGAAGCAGCACCACATCAAGGAACCCGTCCGCTCCTACATGGACCGGGAGACCGGCCAGTTCAGCGCCTTCAGCTATCGAACAGTGGTCGACGAGGTCGAGGACCCCTTCGCCGAGTGGACCCTGGACGAAGCTCGCGAGCACAAGGAGGACGCCGAGCTGGGCGAGGAGATCGAGTTCCCCATTTCGACCGAGGGCCTGGGCCGGATCGCGGCCCAGTCGGCCAAGCAGGTGCTCTACCAGCGCATCCGCGAAGCGGAGCGCGAGAAGATCTTCAACGAGTTCGAGCACCGTGTCGGCGAGGTCGTCAACGGCACCGTCCGGCGGTTCGAGCGAGGCGACATCATCGTCGACCTGGGCCGGACCGAGGCGATCGTTCCCCGGAGCGAGCAGTCGCGTCACGAGCGCTACAGCCAGGGCGAGCGCATCCGCGGCGTGATCGTCGAGGTCCACAAGCAACCCAAGGGACCGCAGGTCGTCATGTCCCGAACCGATCCCCGTCTCCTGGTCAAGCTGTTCGAGATGGAGGTGCCGGAGATCTACGACGGCACCGTGGTCATCAAGACCGCTGTCCGCGCCCCGGGCGAACGCGCGAAGGTGGCTGTACTCAGCCGCGAGCGGGACGTCGATCCGGTCGGCGCCTGCGTCGGCATGAAGGGCTCTCGCGTGCAGTCGATCATTCGCGAACTCCGAGGCGAGAAGATCGACATCATCGAGTTCTCGGAGGACCAGGTGACGTTCGCGCAGAGCGCTCTGGCGCCCGCCCGAATCACTCGCGTCTCGGTTACCCACGAGGGCGCAACGCCGCACCTCGACGTGATCGTCGAGGACGAACAACTCTCCCTGGCGATCGGCAAACGGGGTCAGAACGTGCGCCTCGCCAGCGAGTTGATCGGAGCGCGCATCGACATCAAGAGCGAGTCGGACGTCAAGGACGAGGTCGCGGACGCGCTGGCCAAGATGCTGAACGTCGACATCGGCGGAGACAGGCTCGACCTCACCGAGATCGACGGGGTCGACGAGAACGTGGCCGCGGCGCTTGAAGGAGCCGGCTTCGGCGATCTCGAAGCCCTGCAGGGTGCCGGCGCGGAGGCTCTCGGGATGGTGCCCGGGGTCGATGAAACGGTGGCCGCTTCGATCGTCGAGTGGGCTACGGCACAGGCCTCGCCCGAGGACGCCGTCGCGGCATCGGAGAGCGAAGGCCCCGCGATGGACGAAGAGGACTTCATGGCGGCGCTCACCCGCGTGTTCGAGGAAGAGTCCGGCGCCGCCGGGGACGAAACCGCGCCAGAGGTGCAGGCCGACAGCGACAAGACGGGGAACGGCGGAACCTAG
- a CDS encoding ribosome maturation factor RimP, which produces MTSLEPVREFRAPARQATAGSSHGARRDVGNPIHTDLLRRLERLAASHGCELLEAAFRGDRLRLVVDHREGVTHELCANVSREASVLLDAEDFGPAAGYVLEVSSPGLDREFYGVRDYERFSGSRVRVTFTDAGTTRRRTVRGALLGLSPDDPGIALIREDDSGDTLRLTIDSIHKARLLVEL; this is translated from the coding sequence ATGACCTCTCTCGAGCCTGTTCGCGAGTTCCGGGCGCCGGCCCGGCAGGCGACTGCCGGGTCATCGCACGGGGCGCGACGCGACGTGGGCAACCCAATCCACACCGACCTTCTCCGCCGGCTCGAACGCCTGGCCGCGAGCCACGGCTGCGAGCTGCTGGAGGCGGCGTTTCGGGGCGACCGCCTGCGCCTGGTGGTCGACCATCGTGAAGGCGTCACGCACGAACTTTGTGCCAACGTGTCCAGGGAGGCCTCCGTGCTCCTCGACGCAGAGGACTTCGGGCCGGCCGCGGGCTACGTGCTCGAGGTCAGTTCCCCCGGTCTCGATCGGGAGTTCTACGGTGTCCGCGACTACGAGCGGTTCAGCGGGAGCCGCGTCCGGGTGACGTTCACCGACGCCGGAACCACCCGCCGGCGCACGGTGCGGGGAGCGCTTCTGGGTCTGAGTCCGGACGACCCGGGCATCGCACTCATCCGCGAGGACGACAGCGGCGACACGCTGCGCCTCACCATCGACAGCATCCACAAGGCCAGACTTCTGGTCGAACTCTGA